From Streptomyces sp. SAI-135:
ACTTCGCCAAGTGGCAGCAGGAAGGTGTGTTCGCCCATCTCAACGGCCTGCTCAGGCAACTGTTACGGGAGAAGGAAGGACGGAACAGCGAGCCGTCGGCCTGCGTGATCGACGCCCAGAGCGTCAAGACCTCCACCAGCGTTCATGTCTCCAGCCAGGGCATCGACGCCGGGAAAAAGATCGTGGGCAGGAAGCGGAACATCGTCACCGACACCCTCGGTCTCCTGCTGGCCGTGCTGGTCACCGCGGCGAGCGTGCAGGACTCCGTCGCCGGGACCTGGCTCCTGGACCAGGTCGCCGCCGACCACCCCGGCATCCGCAAAGTGTGGGTGGACGGCGGCTACCGCCAGCACCTCGTGGAGCACGCCGCCGCCCTCGGCATCGACATGGAAATCACCGCGCGCGCACCTGGGACCAGGGGCTTCACCCCGATCCCGAAGCGCTGGAGCGTCGAGCGGACCTACGGCTGGCTCATGCTCCACCGCCGTCTCGCCCGCGACTACGAGACCCTGACCGTCCGTTCCGAAGCCATGATCCACCTCGCCATGACCGATCTCATGGCCCGCCGCCTCACCAGCGAGAACACCATCTCCTGGCGCGATCCGACACGGCACACCAAACGGCAGATTCCGGGATGAAACAACGGGAGAAAACGACCTCTAAGACTTGCTACCCGCTGCCTGCGGCGGAACGGCTCCCGCTGTGCTGTTTGAGGGCGTTAGCATCCGCAGGTCGCGACACTCGGGGGCAAAGGGGAGCGGATGTCGCCGTTACCGACCTGGCTGGATACCTGGAGGGCGAAGGCGGAGGACTTCTGGGAGCCGGACAAGGACAAGATCTACGACCGGTCCGTTCGAGCCTCGCTCGCCGAACCGGAGACCGAGCGGCTGCTGGACAAACGGGATGGGGCGGACGGGGACGCTGTCATCACGCAGATGCGCACCCCGGCCTACCGTCACTTCGTTCTCACCCGGTGCCCTTCCACGTCCTTGGACAAGGCGTGCGACGAGCTGGTGGAAATCCATGACCGCCACGAGGACGCGGCCAGCACAACGCAGTGGAACTGGCAGGCGGCCTGCGCACTGATCGCACTGGCCGTCCTCACCGTCTTGGTGTTCGGCGGGCTGCTGGTCCTGGCTGCGGCAGGACTGGCAGCTGCCGCCGCGCTGTTCGCTCTGTTCTGGCGCGGCTCAGCGGTGTGGTTCAACCTGAGATGGTCCCTGGTGGCAGCAGGACGGGGGGCCCTTCTGCTGGCACAGCGGGTCACGGTGGGAGTCCGGGCCGCGCAGTGGGGACAGGAACTGCGGGAACGGGGCACGGGCCCGGTGGTTGCCCAGCTGGTGCGGCATCTGCTGGGCGACGATCCTGACTCCCTGTTCATCCCGGACGACTATGAGATCGGCCTGCGCGCTTTGCGGGTGCCCGGCTTCGTGGTCGAGAACGGGGCAGCGCGGCAGCTGCAGCGCAAACTCACACAGATGATCGACGGCACCATAGCCGTCTGCGGCCCCCGGGGTGCGGGCAAGACAACGCTGCTGGAGCAGTGTGTGGAGCGTGCCGGGTTCGGTGTCCTGGCTCAGGCACCGGCCACCTACACCCCGCACGACTTCCTGCTGTCGCTGTCGGTACGGCTGTGCAAGGCCTACATGGACCAACGCGGCTACGCTGCACCCGAGTTCACGCGGCTGTCCCCCACACGTCGGCTACTGCGGCGGATGTGGTTGCAGGTCAAACGGCTGGGGCGGTGGAGTTCGTTCGCCGTGCCCGCCGCCGCCCTGCTGGTGCTGGGCCTGTCGGCCTCCGCCCGTACCCTGTACGCCCAGTACGCCGCATCCACGGCCGACCTCGTACGCACCTACACCGGCAGGGCCCGCGACTACGGTGTGGAGATGTGGCAGGGGCATGCCGTTGTCGCGAGCGTGAGTGTCATCATCGCCGGGATCGCCTGGTGGCAGTCACGGCACACGGCCTGGCTGCCCCGCCTGCTGGGACGCCTGTGGGTGTGGGGCAGCAGGCCCCTCGGCCTGCTCCTGGTCGTGGGATCGGTTGCCAGCGTGGTCTTCGATGACCAGATCCGCCAGCAGGTACGCCATCTCGAGCACACCCAGGAGGAGGCACTGGCGCGCCTCGCGCTCTACACGCTCGCGCTGACGGTGGTGTGGATGTTCTGCCGGGCCGCTGTGGCCTCGCGCGCCGTGATCCCCCTGGGAATAGGGCGTATCTCCCTGAGGACGGTGTTCCAGCCGGTGGCCGCCGCTGTGGGGACGCTGCTGTTGCTGTATCTGGTGCGCACTCCGCAGTCCCACGCCTTGCTCGCGGATCCCGACAACCCATTGCGCTTGGGGGGTGTACTGGCCGGGATCCTGATCGCCCGCA
This genomic window contains:
- a CDS encoding IS5 family transposase, which gives rise to MPSRRPYPSDLSDARWELIEPVLSAWRFERRGRALDFGRPPEHDLRDIMDAILYVDRTGIQWRYLPHDFPHWNTVYGYFAKWQQEGVFAHLNGLLRQLLREKEGRNSEPSACVIDAQSVKTSTSVHVSSQGIDAGKKIVGRKRNIVTDTLGLLLAVLVTAASVQDSVAGTWLLDQVAADHPGIRKVWVDGGYRQHLVEHAAALGIDMEITARAPGTRGFTPIPKRWSVERTYGWLMLHRRLARDYETLTVRSEAMIHLAMTDLMARRLTSENTISWRDPTRHTKRQIPG